From one Microbacter margulisiae genomic stretch:
- a CDS encoding glycoside hydrolase family 66 protein, with protein sequence MRHSPFIYLFLLFSLLATSCSKGNGISSPPVQVSATPVNISSDKACYSPGSVVTFTIDHALPSTVKIRYRHLSTILDEKPLSGATWQWTTPSTDFSGYMVDLYDVVNGQEVVYGSIGVDVSSDWSHFPRYGFLSAYPQMTPAAIDYVINNLNRYHINGLQFYDWEYEHHQPLDGTVANPATEWTDIANRPTYLSTVKGYINAAHACNMKTMSYNLAYGALSDAAADGVSDEWYIFKDASHSNPDVCNLPAPMFKSNIWILDPSNSSWQQYIASKTDDVYAALGFDGYHIDQLGDQGTVYNYSGQIVNLPAAFGSFINAMKSNAPDKHLVMNAVNQFGQPNIANSPVDFLYTEVWSPNDGYKDLATIIANNNSYSNNTKKSILAAYMDYDLANSTGFFNTPGVLMTDAVIFAFGGAHLELGEHMLDKEYFPNDNLQMKGDLRDALTHYYDFLVAYENLLRDGGTQNTPVVACLDGKMTLNEWPPQTGSVAITGRDMGNTQVIHFLNFTNANSLNWRDANGTQPAPSTIANTQVAFSTTKAVKNVWMASPDYNDGTPQTLSFTQSNGTVTFTLPSLLYWDMVVVEYK encoded by the coding sequence ATGAGACATTCTCCGTTTATCTATCTATTCCTTTTATTTTCATTACTGGCCACTTCCTGCAGCAAAGGAAACGGAATATCCTCGCCCCCCGTACAAGTCTCGGCAACGCCGGTAAATATATCAAGCGACAAAGCATGCTACTCCCCGGGAAGCGTCGTGACGTTTACGATTGACCATGCCCTGCCTTCAACAGTCAAAATAAGATACCGTCATCTATCGACAATATTGGACGAGAAACCTTTATCAGGCGCGACATGGCAATGGACAACTCCATCCACCGATTTCTCAGGCTATATGGTTGATCTATATGACGTAGTAAATGGACAGGAAGTGGTTTACGGCAGCATTGGAGTGGATGTCTCATCCGATTGGTCACATTTTCCGCGGTACGGGTTCTTGTCCGCCTATCCTCAAATGACACCAGCCGCTATAGACTATGTAATTAATAACCTGAACAGGTATCATATTAACGGACTCCAGTTCTACGACTGGGAATATGAACATCATCAACCGCTTGACGGCACAGTGGCAAATCCTGCCACGGAATGGACTGATATCGCTAACCGGCCTACTTATCTTTCCACTGTAAAGGGATATATAAATGCCGCTCATGCCTGCAACATGAAAACCATGTCATACAACCTGGCCTATGGAGCTTTAAGTGATGCTGCAGCCGATGGCGTTTCGGATGAATGGTACATTTTTAAGGATGCTTCGCACTCCAACCCGGATGTATGCAACCTGCCCGCTCCAATGTTCAAAAGTAATATTTGGATTCTCGATCCTTCCAACAGTTCATGGCAGCAATACATTGCCTCCAAAACTGACGATGTCTACGCCGCATTGGGGTTCGACGGATACCATATCGACCAGTTGGGAGATCAGGGAACAGTATATAACTACTCGGGACAAATCGTAAACCTGCCCGCGGCATTCGGAAGCTTTATTAATGCCATGAAGAGCAACGCTCCTGACAAGCATTTGGTTATGAATGCCGTCAATCAATTCGGGCAACCAAACATTGCAAATTCTCCGGTTGACTTCCTTTACACGGAAGTATGGAGCCCCAATGACGGATACAAAGACCTGGCTACGATCATTGCCAATAACAACAGCTATAGCAACAACACGAAAAAGAGCATTCTGGCTGCTTATATGGATTATGACCTGGCCAACTCCACCGGTTTTTTTAATACTCCGGGTGTCTTGATGACCGATGCCGTGATATTTGCTTTCGGCGGTGCACATCTCGAATTGGGAGAACACATGCTGGACAAAGAATATTTTCCAAATGATAACCTGCAAATGAAAGGCGATTTGCGTGATGCCCTGACACATTATTATGATTTTCTGGTAGCTTACGAAAACCTGCTTCGTGACGGTGGCACACAAAACACACCAGTCGTTGCATGTTTGGATGGTAAAATGACATTAAACGAATGGCCGCCTCAAACCGGAAGCGTAGCCATAACAGGTCGAGATATGGGTAACACACAGGTCATTCATTTCCTGAACTTCACCAATGCCAATAGCCTCAACTGGCGCGATGCCAACGGTACACAACCGGCTCCCTCTACCATTGCCAACACTCAGGTAGCCTTTTCAACAACCAAAGCCGTAAAGAATGTTTGGATGGCCTCCCCTGATTATAATGACGGAACGCCTCAGACGCTATCTTTTACCCAATCCAATGGCACCGTAACCTTTACACTACCCAGCCTCCTTTATTGGGATATGGTGGTGGTGGAATACAAGTAA
- a CDS encoding MGH1-like glycoside hydrolase domain-containing protein, with protein MTITHNITTLRSFLAAVLACALWQITSAQPEKTIFRSKAYNILENKVEQGKFTAEAASDTSLFSNYHSPDIDQYSPTICFKFSINLRDNEMNFGKNHWVTLQPQSGKCVTTVLFGKPSVDTVAVARETNLAPGTQWTVRLDMRNVLKAFKEKGYYTLFNGEKLYKADFKGVYIAGGTRPLSWDFNNLGNQPSYQLHDPEGNGIYTTTLIMNTPADEKRTCAQWLLSRNLSACPRYKSEYPLTDALYNLALEEMIKAVEPDSTFRTGKEWGGVWTRDISYSIILSMASLQPQVARYSLLRKVKNGRIIQDTGTGGAYPVSTDRMIWSVAAWELYKTTGDRAWLQQAYAIIRNSENDDRHNAYDPATGLVHGESTFLDWREQTYPTWMQPADIYAGEDLGTNAVHYEANIVLSGMAEELHDYKAAALYRQQAQRIKAGINTWLWMKDKGYYGQYRYGRNYPVLSPRSEALGEALCVLFGIADPQQQKSVIENTPVTTFGISCIYPQIPGIPSYHNNAVWPFVESYWALASAKAGNEKSVLEAMASVYRPAALFLTNKENFVASNGDFAGTQINSDNMLWSLSGSLSLIYKVIFGMEFQKDKLIFHPFVPETLQGNRSLTHFKYRKALLTIDMQGYGNSIRSFELDGKTTKPFVPCTLTGLHTIKIVLANNTFPDYKIHKVVDYTSPETPAVTLAGKKLLWKSVQGAVSYLVLKNGHAVMHTINLSYPVQGNHYAEFQVIAVDKNGVESFASEPLAVNTSWDAQTLEMEKYAPKAGYPYKNYSGSGFVEISKTQNRSITIPVNIRMPGIYAIRFRYANGNGPINTDNKCALRTLRIDHQQAGTIVFPQRGTNEWSNWGYSNTVQVSLTKGQHQIVLSFEPSDENMNGAINQAMLDCMVINRIK; from the coding sequence ATGACAATCACCCACAACATCACAACGCTGCGTTCTTTCCTTGCTGCCGTGCTCGCATGCGCGTTATGGCAAATCACATCAGCACAACCGGAAAAGACTATTTTCCGGTCAAAAGCATACAACATTCTGGAAAATAAAGTAGAACAGGGAAAATTCACCGCCGAAGCCGCTTCGGATACGTCCCTTTTTTCCAACTACCATAGTCCAGATATTGATCAATACAGTCCTACCATTTGTTTCAAATTCAGCATTAACCTTCGTGACAATGAAATGAACTTCGGCAAAAATCATTGGGTCACGTTACAACCGCAAAGCGGGAAATGCGTCACTACCGTCTTGTTTGGAAAACCATCCGTTGATACGGTTGCTGTTGCCCGGGAAACCAATCTGGCTCCCGGTACACAATGGACGGTTCGTCTTGATATGCGTAACGTACTGAAAGCATTCAAAGAAAAAGGATACTACACACTTTTCAATGGAGAGAAATTATACAAAGCGGATTTCAAAGGGGTATATATTGCCGGAGGGACACGTCCATTATCATGGGATTTTAACAATCTGGGCAATCAACCTTCTTATCAGTTACATGACCCGGAAGGCAATGGCATCTACACAACAACACTCATCATGAACACACCGGCTGATGAAAAAAGAACCTGTGCCCAATGGCTTCTTTCCAGAAATCTCTCGGCTTGTCCCCGTTATAAATCGGAATATCCGCTCACGGATGCCCTCTATAACCTGGCTTTGGAAGAAATGATCAAGGCGGTCGAACCGGACAGTACGTTCCGTACCGGCAAAGAATGGGGAGGTGTCTGGACTCGCGACATCAGTTATTCGATCATTCTTTCCATGGCCTCGCTACAACCTCAGGTTGCCCGGTATAGCCTTCTGCGAAAAGTAAAAAACGGAAGAATCATTCAGGACACGGGAACAGGAGGCGCTTATCCGGTATCGACAGACCGGATGATCTGGTCGGTTGCCGCATGGGAACTCTATAAAACCACCGGCGACAGAGCCTGGCTACAACAAGCCTATGCCATTATCCGTAACTCAGAAAATGACGACCGGCATAATGCCTACGATCCTGCTACCGGTCTGGTGCATGGCGAATCAACATTCCTTGACTGGCGCGAACAAACCTATCCTACATGGATGCAGCCGGCGGATATCTATGCAGGAGAAGATTTGGGAACTAATGCCGTGCATTATGAAGCCAACATCGTATTATCCGGCATGGCTGAGGAACTTCATGACTACAAAGCGGCAGCGTTATACCGCCAGCAGGCTCAACGAATTAAAGCGGGCATTAACACCTGGTTATGGATGAAGGACAAAGGGTATTACGGACAATACCGGTATGGAAGAAATTATCCGGTGCTTTCGCCGAGATCGGAAGCCCTTGGCGAAGCGCTCTGCGTATTGTTTGGCATTGCTGACCCTCAACAGCAAAAGTCGGTAATCGAAAACACACCGGTCACCACTTTTGGCATTTCGTGTATCTATCCTCAAATCCCCGGTATTCCTTCCTATCACAACAATGCTGTATGGCCTTTCGTGGAGTCTTACTGGGCTTTAGCTTCTGCCAAAGCTGGCAATGAGAAGTCGGTGCTTGAAGCTATGGCCTCGGTCTATCGTCCTGCAGCACTTTTTCTAACCAATAAAGAAAACTTTGTGGCTTCCAATGGCGATTTTGCCGGAACACAAATCAACTCCGACAATATGCTGTGGAGTCTGTCGGGTAGCCTGAGCCTTATCTATAAAGTCATTTTCGGTATGGAATTTCAAAAAGACAAACTTATCTTCCATCCTTTTGTTCCAGAAACGTTACAGGGAAACCGCTCACTTACTCATTTCAAATACCGGAAAGCACTGCTTACCATCGATATGCAGGGATATGGCAATAGTATCCGTTCGTTTGAACTGGACGGCAAAACGACAAAACCCTTTGTGCCATGCACGCTCACCGGACTGCACACCATCAAAATCGTACTGGCAAATAATACCTTCCCCGATTATAAGATACATAAAGTTGTTGATTACACCAGTCCCGAGACACCGGCGGTAACGCTTGCCGGGAAAAAACTTTTGTGGAAGTCCGTGCAGGGGGCAGTTAGTTACCTCGTACTCAAAAACGGCCATGCAGTGATGCATACCATCAATCTGTCGTATCCTGTGCAAGGCAATCATTATGCAGAATTCCAGGTTATTGCGGTTGATAAAAACGGAGTCGAATCATTTGCCAGTGAACCCCTGGCTGTCAATACTTCATGGGATGCGCAAACCCTTGAAATGGAAAAGTATGCACCCAAAGCAGGATATCCTTACAAGAACTATTCCGGATCGGGTTTTGTGGAGATAAGCAAAACCCAAAATAGAAGCATCACCATTCCTGTGAATATCCGGATGCCGGGTATATATGCCATCCGGTTTCGCTATGCAAACGGCAATGGTCCCATCAATACTGACAATAAATGTGCATTACGCACATTACGAATCGATCACCAGCAAGCTGGTACCATTGTGTTTCCTCAGCGGGGCACTAATGAATGGTCAAACTGGGGATACAGTAACACAGTACAGGTATCACTCACCAAAGGTCAACATCAGATTGTTCTCTCCTTTGAACCTTCGGATGAAAACATGAATGGCGCTATCAATCAGGCCATGTTGGATTGCATGGTCATTAACCGGATCAAATAA
- a CDS encoding DUF2905 domain-containing protein translates to MHYIGKILIILGILSVVAGIIVYFLGDKLGWLGHLPGDIRVEKENFGFYFPITTMIIVSVVVTLIIRLIQRFF, encoded by the coding sequence ATGCATTATATCGGTAAAATATTGATTATACTCGGAATCCTATCTGTCGTAGCCGGAATCATTGTCTATTTTCTGGGCGATAAGCTTGGATGGCTGGGACATTTGCCGGGAGATATCCGGGTAGAAAAAGAAAATTTTGGCTTCTATTTCCCGATCACCACCATGATCATCGTCAGTGTTGTAGTGACACTCATCATCCGGCTGATCCAACGTTTTTTCTAA
- a CDS encoding TetR/AcrR family transcriptional regulator produces MEIKKDHDTEKVILETAERLFLEKGFAMTSTVEIAREAGCNQAMVHYYYRSKENLFQSIFEQKLKLLMSSFEETNQKEINFEERLTQIIGSHFEMIRANPKVPFLIFNELITNPSRIDSLKEKMGSRTLSVFMQLQNELQTEIDKGNICQIDMIDLAFSIISLNVMLFLGSPILRIITKMEDAEFESLIEHRKKEHVRIILASLKP; encoded by the coding sequence ATGGAAATTAAAAAAGATCACGACACAGAAAAGGTAATTCTTGAAACTGCCGAACGACTCTTTCTGGAAAAGGGATTTGCAATGACTTCGACGGTAGAGATTGCCAGGGAAGCCGGTTGTAACCAAGCCATGGTGCATTATTATTATCGTTCAAAGGAGAATTTATTTCAATCCATTTTTGAGCAAAAACTCAAGCTATTGATGTCATCCTTTGAGGAAACTAATCAAAAGGAGATAAATTTTGAAGAACGGTTAACGCAGATCATCGGATCACACTTCGAAATGATACGAGCTAATCCAAAAGTTCCTTTCCTGATATTCAATGAGTTGATCACAAACCCGTCAAGAATTGACTCTCTGAAAGAAAAAATGGGAAGCCGCACATTATCGGTCTTTATGCAGTTACAAAACGAGCTTCAGACCGAAATTGATAAAGGAAACATTTGTCAGATCGATATGATCGATCTGGCTTTCTCTATCATTTCCCTGAATGTCATGCTCTTTTTAGGCTCCCCAATCCTTCGCATAATTACCAAAATGGAAGATGCAGAATTTGAATCATTAATAGAACATCGCAAAAAAGAACATGTACGCATCATACTCGCCAGTTTGAAACCATAA
- a CDS encoding TolC family protein: protein MKKSIIAFVAVCCLHLPVVYGQLTVEVCQQKAQANYPEIKQLGLIPQSTAFTLSNANKGYLPQFSLSAKATYQSDVTKIPISIPNIHIQSLSKDQYQTTAAMSQLIWDGGAIHARKGEIRASSNVDQQKVKVDLYDLNDRVNQLFFGILSLNEQLRQNKALENELQTEYNKIEAYLRNGVANQADVDNIHVELLNAGQQRITLQTVRNSYVAMLSAMIGTTVNPEEITMPSLPDSITGTLVNKRPELSLFSAENQLYDSQRKNIYADNLPKINFFVQGGYGRPGLNMLDNSFKPYYIGGIQLSWNFGNLYTLKNNLRTIDLNQKIVASQRETFLFNSRLTEMQQSNQITQWQKLIRNDDEIIRLRNAVKLAADAKVANGTLSVTDLITDITAENQARIDKALHQVQLLLSIYNLKYTTNN from the coding sequence ATGAAAAAAAGTATCATTGCATTTGTGGCTGTCTGCTGCCTGCATCTGCCTGTCGTGTATGGACAACTGACGGTAGAGGTATGCCAGCAAAAAGCACAAGCCAACTATCCGGAAATTAAACAACTCGGATTGATCCCGCAATCAACGGCATTTACTTTGTCAAATGCCAACAAAGGCTATCTGCCGCAGTTCTCGCTTTCAGCAAAAGCTACTTACCAGTCGGATGTAACCAAAATACCGATCAGCATTCCGAATATTCACATTCAGTCCTTAAGTAAAGATCAATACCAGACCACCGCGGCAATGTCGCAACTGATCTGGGACGGTGGCGCCATTCATGCCCGGAAAGGCGAGATCCGGGCGTCGTCAAATGTTGATCAACAAAAGGTAAAAGTAGACTTATACGACCTCAACGACAGGGTCAATCAACTCTTCTTCGGTATTTTGTCCCTTAACGAACAGCTTCGTCAAAACAAGGCGCTGGAAAATGAGTTACAAACAGAGTACAACAAAATAGAGGCTTATCTCCGTAACGGAGTCGCTAATCAGGCCGATGTGGACAACATTCATGTGGAACTGCTCAATGCCGGTCAACAACGCATTACTTTGCAAACTGTCCGGAATTCGTATGTTGCAATGCTGTCTGCCATGATCGGCACGACGGTAAATCCGGAAGAAATAACCATGCCTTCTCTACCCGATTCCATCACCGGGACACTGGTGAACAAACGGCCAGAGCTCAGCCTCTTCAGTGCCGAGAATCAGCTCTATGACAGTCAGCGCAAAAATATTTATGCTGACAACTTACCGAAGATCAACTTTTTCGTTCAGGGAGGATATGGACGCCCCGGGCTTAACATGCTCGACAACTCCTTTAAGCCCTACTACATCGGCGGCATTCAACTGTCCTGGAATTTCGGCAATCTCTACACATTAAAAAACAACCTGAGAACAATTGATCTCAATCAGAAGATAGTGGCATCCCAACGCGAAACATTCCTTTTCAACAGCCGCCTGACTGAAATGCAACAATCGAACCAAATCACGCAGTGGCAAAAGTTAATCCGGAATGATGACGAAATTATCCGCCTTCGCAATGCCGTAAAACTGGCCGCCGATGCCAAAGTAGCCAACGGGACGCTATCCGTCACCGATCTGATTACCGACATCACAGCTGAAAACCAGGCCAGGATAGACAAAGCATTGCATCAGGTGCAGTTATTGCTGTCCATCTACAACTTAAAATACACCACCAACAATTAA
- a CDS encoding HlyD family secretion protein: MKTTISSSFRAITFLAALAGPLLFTSCHSSDQYDAQGTFEATEVIVSSEASGKILAFNIDEGKTLTANQQVGCVDSLQLYYKKMQLEASLKAIRSSRADIQKQIAATEQQIATAKVDQRRYENLLKANAATQKQVDDQNSLLQVLRKQLAAQLSNLEHANSSVDENAAAMQFQIDQLNDQLHKCKIINPIHGTVLTKYAEQYEVTAPGKPLYIIANVDTITLRAYVTSDQLTKVKLRQPVKVYADWGEGMKEYPGVVTWISDKAEFTPKTIQTRDERANLVYAVKIDVKNNGYLKIGMYGEVRFN; this comes from the coding sequence ATGAAGACAACCATCAGTTCCTCATTCCGTGCGATAACTTTTCTGGCTGCACTTGCCGGGCCACTGTTATTCACCTCATGCCATTCCAGCGATCAATATGATGCGCAAGGGACATTCGAAGCTACCGAGGTCATTGTCTCTTCCGAAGCTTCAGGGAAGATTCTGGCATTCAATATCGACGAAGGTAAAACACTGACCGCCAATCAGCAGGTAGGATGCGTGGATAGCCTGCAACTTTATTATAAAAAAATGCAGTTGGAAGCTTCGTTAAAAGCTATTCGCAGTAGCCGCGCCGATATCCAGAAACAGATTGCCGCCACCGAGCAACAAATTGCAACCGCCAAAGTGGACCAGAGACGTTATGAAAACCTTCTAAAAGCCAATGCCGCCACGCAAAAGCAGGTGGACGATCAGAATTCGCTCCTGCAGGTTCTCCGGAAACAACTTGCAGCGCAGTTATCCAATCTGGAGCATGCCAACAGCAGCGTTGACGAAAATGCTGCCGCCATGCAGTTCCAAATCGATCAGTTAAACGACCAACTGCACAAATGTAAAATCATAAATCCGATTCATGGCACTGTTCTGACCAAATATGCAGAACAATACGAGGTGACAGCGCCTGGAAAACCGTTATATATTATCGCCAACGTGGACACCATAACCCTGCGGGCTTACGTCACATCCGACCAACTGACAAAAGTAAAGCTGCGTCAACCGGTTAAAGTGTACGCCGACTGGGGCGAAGGGATGAAAGAATATCCGGGCGTCGTAACATGGATTTCGGACAAAGCAGAATTCACACCAAAGACTATCCAAACCCGTGACGAACGCGCCAATCTGGTTTATGCCGTTAAAATTGACGTAAAAAATAACGGATACCTGAAGATAGGCATGTACGGGGAAGTCAGATTCAATTGA
- a CDS encoding four helix bundle protein gives MKESIVMDKAYAFALRIIKAYKFLSLEQREFVLSKQMLRSGTAIGALVKEAEHAQSKADFINKMNIALKEANETEYWLMLLKDSEYIDSKSFTSIVEDCREIVRLLISIVKTTKETHGK, from the coding sequence ATGAAAGAAAGCATTGTGATGGACAAAGCGTATGCTTTTGCCTTGAGAATCATAAAAGCATACAAGTTTCTTAGTTTGGAACAACGTGAATTCGTTTTATCAAAACAAATGTTGCGAAGTGGGACGGCAATCGGAGCTTTAGTAAAGGAAGCGGAACATGCTCAGTCAAAAGCAGATTTTATCAACAAAATGAATATCGCATTGAAAGAAGCCAATGAAACCGAGTATTGGCTGATGTTGCTTAAAGACAGTGAATACATTGATTCAAAATCATTCACATCCATCGTCGAGGATTGCAGAGAAATAGTCCGTTTGCTAATCAGCATTGTGAAAACGACAAAAGAAACACACGGAAAATAG
- a CDS encoding ABC transporter permease, translating into MKQFLTFVKKEFHHIFRDHRTMLILLGMPIVEIILFGFAITTEVKNTTVAVLDPSHDIATRHIIEEINANKYFKITEYINNSQDIQQVFRKNKVALVVAFEPNFYQELLHTGKAQVQLIADASDPNTATTITYYATRIINDYQQQLMGQNKVPYQITPNVKLLFNPEMKGAYNFVPGVLGMILMLICAMMTSIAIVREKETGTMEVLLVSPIKPILIILAKMIPYFIISCVNLGTILLLSVYVLGVPVAGSLIGLITVSLLFIIVSLSLGLLVSTVTRTQLAAMLVSGMVFLLPVILLSGMIFPIENMPIWLQRLSDIIPAKWYIQAVKALMIEGLGIMNILREMGILILMTLVFVIISMKKFNVRLD; encoded by the coding sequence ATGAAACAATTTCTCACCTTTGTCAAAAAGGAATTCCATCATATTTTTCGCGATCACCGCACAATGTTGATTTTACTGGGGATGCCCATCGTCGAAATCATATTGTTTGGCTTTGCCATCACAACGGAAGTCAAAAACACCACAGTGGCAGTGCTCGATCCTTCCCATGACATCGCCACGCGGCATATCATCGAGGAAATCAACGCGAATAAATACTTCAAGATAACTGAATACATCAACAACAGCCAAGATATCCAGCAGGTATTCAGGAAGAACAAAGTAGCGCTGGTTGTTGCTTTCGAACCGAACTTTTATCAGGAACTATTGCACACCGGTAAAGCGCAGGTTCAGCTTATTGCCGATGCTTCGGACCCTAATACCGCCACCACCATCACCTATTATGCAACGCGCATCATCAACGACTATCAGCAACAGCTTATGGGACAAAATAAAGTACCCTATCAGATCACGCCTAATGTAAAGTTGTTGTTCAATCCCGAAATGAAGGGTGCCTACAACTTTGTACCAGGCGTATTGGGAATGATCCTGATGCTCATTTGTGCCATGATGACCTCCATTGCCATTGTACGCGAGAAAGAAACAGGCACCATGGAGGTTCTTCTGGTATCACCTATTAAACCAATCCTGATCATTCTGGCAAAAATGATCCCTTATTTTATTATTTCATGTGTCAACCTAGGTACCATCCTGTTGCTTTCTGTCTATGTGCTTGGCGTTCCTGTAGCAGGGAGTTTAATCGGGCTCATCACTGTATCCCTATTATTCATCATCGTGTCGCTCTCACTTGGATTACTGGTCTCCACCGTTACCCGTACACAATTGGCAGCAATGCTTGTATCTGGCATGGTGTTCCTACTGCCTGTTATCCTGCTTTCCGGAATGATTTTTCCAATCGAAAACATGCCGATCTGGCTGCAACGCCTTTCGGATATCATCCCGGCCAAATGGTATATCCAGGCAGTGAAAGCATTGATGATCGAAGGACTAGGCATTATGAATATCCTCAGGGAAATGGGCATACTGATACTAATGACACTGGTTTTTGTGATCATCAGTATGAAAAAATTCAATGTACGACTTGATTAA
- a CDS encoding ABC-2 transporter permease has product MIKYLIEKEFKQISRNPFLPRLIMFYPLIVLLIFPWAATYEIRNINLCVVDNDHSTYSQQLVEKAVSSGYFRLTAIEPTYQQAMQQIESKKANVILEIPPYFKRDLINKQSADVLIASNAVNGSVGGLSSQYMVDIVNSYAAGIRKKWAQTGQTASTQPTIEVVSQNRFNPFLNYKFYMIPAMMVMVLTIMTGFLPALNIVSEKEAGTMEQINVTPVPKFTFIFSKLLSYWIIGFFVISISFLVAWIVYGFVPTGYLSTMYAFAGIYILAVSGMGLIISNYSDTMQQALFVIFFFMIVLILLSGLFTPVNSMPEWAQWIAAFNPLKYFIEVMRSVYLKGSQFSDLLPQFFALIGFATFFNAWAIMSYRKNN; this is encoded by the coding sequence ATGATAAAATACCTGATAGAAAAAGAATTCAAACAGATTTCGCGAAATCCGTTTTTACCACGGCTCATCATGTTTTACCCGTTGATTGTACTACTGATATTTCCGTGGGCAGCTACTTACGAAATCCGCAACATCAACTTGTGCGTAGTGGATAACGACCATTCTACATATTCGCAACAACTGGTTGAAAAAGCCGTATCATCCGGTTATTTCCGGCTGACAGCAATCGAACCGACCTACCAGCAAGCTATGCAACAGATAGAATCCAAAAAGGCAAATGTTATCCTCGAAATTCCTCCTTACTTTAAACGTGACCTGATCAACAAACAATCGGCCGATGTACTGATTGCGTCGAATGCTGTTAACGGTTCTGTCGGTGGTTTGTCAAGCCAATATATGGTTGACATTGTGAACAGTTATGCTGCAGGGATACGCAAAAAATGGGCACAGACAGGACAAACAGCATCTACGCAGCCAACCATTGAAGTTGTTTCACAGAATCGCTTTAATCCCTTTTTAAATTATAAGTTCTATATGATTCCCGCCATGATGGTTATGGTGTTGACCATTATGACCGGATTTTTGCCTGCATTAAACATTGTAAGCGAAAAAGAGGCTGGTACTATGGAACAAATTAATGTGACACCGGTTCCTAAATTTACATTCATTTTCTCCAAACTCCTATCCTATTGGATCATAGGATTTTTTGTCATCTCAATAAGTTTTCTCGTAGCATGGATTGTTTACGGATTTGTGCCAACAGGCTATTTAAGCACCATGTACGCTTTTGCCGGTATTTATATTCTGGCGGTGTCCGGCATGGGATTGATTATTTCGAACTATTCGGACACGATGCAGCAAGCTTTGTTTGTCATCTTTTTCTTTATGATCGTGTTAATTCTGCTGAGCGGATTATTTACTCCTGTCAACAGCATGCCCGAATGGGCACAGTGGATTGCCGCGTTCAATCCGTTGAAATATTTTATTGAGGTCATGCGATCGGTATATTTGAAAGGGAGCCAGTTTTCCGACCTGTTACCTCAATTCTTTGCGCTGATTGGTTTTGCCACCTTTTTCAATGCCTGGGCAATTATGAGTTACCGGAAAAATAATTGA